Proteins from a single region of Hordeum vulgare subsp. vulgare chromosome 6H, MorexV3_pseudomolecules_assembly, whole genome shotgun sequence:
- the LOC123402990 gene encoding uncharacterized protein LOC123402990, producing the protein MDHMDDSIIPDDLIVEILSRLPLKSFCRFKCVCKPWLAFSSDPNYREKLPKIPTGIFCQYQDFNKKATKLLGQPRNVEQIDGALSFLRDYPQLELMDCCNGLVLCMHRSMDWSRRTITYHFIVCNPATREWTRLPDTRPYQEHDVCEAMLAFNPSCSPQFYVFNFKRHPLSSFLSGLEVFSSNLSTWLIYDAWWNSGIRTVIGYPHLFIDGSLYLFSMRQNSMKRILELNGFEAMTSRIPPNRQTIKLPHDLSLEPPIGLRMGMSTRGYFSKSPRAMHYALPEPDGLAIRIWSLDVSRPYKWTMKCLSMSDAFGRDDLAHYDPSQQCWNCVYEIVALDLEREVVFLLDSRANKLRSYAIRNGELHELDEIEQDHEDVYEKFYHYVACYSKLPAFVSLPHPQLLEANRLDRRTWRSKLLAIVGKSSWR; encoded by the coding sequence ATGGACCATATGGATGACAGTATAATACCTGATGATCTGATTGTGGAAATCCTCTCCAGGCTGCCCCTCAAGTCTTTTTGCCGCTTCAAATGTGTATGCAAACCATGGCTTGCCTTCTCCTCTGATCCAAACTACCGTGAGAAGTTGCCGAAAATCCCCACGGGAATTTTTTGCCAGTACCAAGATTTCAATAAGAAGGCCACCAAGCTTCTTGGCCAGCCCCGAAACGTTGAGCAAATTGATGGAGCACTTAGTTTCTTGCGAGACTATCCGCAACTGGAACTTATGGATTGCTGCAATGGCCTAGTGCTTTGCATGCACAGGAGCATGGATTGGAGCAGACGCACAATTACTTACCACTTCATTGTGTGCAACCCAGCAACACGAGAGTGGACGAGGCTTCCCGATACTCGTCCTTACCAAGAACACGATGTTTGTGAAGCTATGTTGGCTTTCAACCCATCATGTTCCCCACAGTTCTACGTCTTCAACTTTAAACGGCATCCTTTATCTTCATTCTTGAGTGGACTTGAGGTGTTTTCATCCAACCTTTCCACATGGCTCATATATGATGCATGGTGGAATTCTGGGATACGCACTGTTATTGGCTACCCACACTTGTTCATAGATGGTTCACTGTATCTATTTAGTATGAGGCAGAACTCAATGAAAAGAATCTTGGAATTGAACGGCTTTGAGGCAATGACTTCTCGTATACCGCCTAATCGCCAGACTATTAAGTTGCCCCATGACCTTTCCCTTGAGCCTCCGATTGGCCTTCGTATGGGTATGTCCACCCGAGGTTACTTCAGcaaatctccaagggccatgcACTATGCATTGCCAGAGCCAGATGGGCTTGCAATTCGGATCTGGAgtcttgatgtttcaaggccttacAAGTGGACTATGAAGTGCCTTAGCATGAGCGATGCATTCGGAAGGGACGACCTTGCTCACTATGACCCGAGTCAACAGTGTTGGAACTGTGTCTATGAGATTGTCGCTCTCGACTTGGAGAGAGAGGTTGTCTTCCTCCTTGACAGTCGGGCAAACAAGCTTCGTTCATACGCCATCAGAAATGGGGAACTTCATGAACTCGATGAAATTGAACAAGATCATGAGGATGTCTACGAAAAGTTCTACCACTATGTGGCGTGCTACTCAAAGCTTCCAGCTTTTGTGTCTTTACCTCACCCACAGTTGTTGGAAGCGAACAGGCTTGATCGGCGGACATGGCGGTCGAAATTGCTTGCAATCGTTGGAAAATCAAGCTGGAGATAA
- the LOC123403308 gene encoding F-box protein At5g65850-like, which translates to MDLTVAATLPDDLVVEILSRLPFKSFCRFKCVCKTWLAFSSNPNYHENLPKIPTGLFCQYQDLNKKATKLIGQPRNVEQIDGALSFLPQYPQLKLMDSCNGLVLCMRRSMDWSNRTIIYHFIVCNPATREWTKLPDTRPYQEHGICEAMLVFNPSCSPQFYVLNFKRDPLASFLSGLEVFSSNLSTWLVYDTWWNSGMPNVIGYPHLFIDGSLYLFSLRRNSRRRILVLNGFEAMSSCIPPNRRTIKLLNDPSVESPNGHTVGMYTQGFFGHSLGALHFALPEVDGRAIRIWSLDVSKPYKWSMKHRLSMRDVFGRDDLDHYDSTQQSRNCAYRIAALDLESDVMFLFDQENKLRSYAISTGKLHEINDTEQDHERSYDKFFYYIASYLKLPGSVPLPQLYLSKT; encoded by the coding sequence ATGGACCTGACGGTTGCCGCTACGCTGCCTGATGATCTGGTGGTGGAAATCCTCTCCCGGCTGCCGTTCAAGTCTTTTTGCCGCTTCAAATGTGTCTGCAAGACCTGGCTCGCCTTCTCATCGAATCCAAACTACCATGAGAACCTGCCGAAAATCCCCACCGGCCTTTTCTGCCAATACCAAGACCTTAATAAGAAAGCTACCAAGCTTATTGGCCAGCCACGAAACGTGGAGCAAATTGATGGAGCACTTAGTTTCTTGCCACAGTATCCACAGCTGAAGCTTATGGATTCTTGCAATGGACTTGTCCTCTGCATGCGTAGGAGCATGGATTGGAGCAATCGTACAATTATCTACCACTTCATCGTGTGCAACCCCGCAACGCGAGAGTGGACGAAGCTACCTGATACCCGTCCTTACCAAGAACATGGTATTTGTGAAGCTATGCTGGTTTTCAACCCATCATGTTCCCCACAGTTCTATGTCCTCAACTTTAAACGGGATCCTTTAGCTTCGTTCTTGAGCGGGCTCGAGGTGTTTTCATCCAACCTTTCCACATGGCTTGTGTATGATACATGGTGGAATTCTGGGATGCCCAATGTTATTGGATACCCACACTTGTTCATAGATGGTTCACTTTATCTGTTTAGTCTGCGGAGGAattcaaggagaaggatcttGGTGTTGAATGGCTTTGAGGCAATGAGTTCCTGCATACCGCCTAATCGCCGGACTATCAAGTTGCTGAACGACCCTTCTGTTGAGTCTCCAAATGGCCATACCGTTGGTATGTACACTCAAGGTTTCTTTGGACACTCTCTAGGGGCCTTGCACTTTGCATTGCCAGAGGTGGACGGGCGCGCGATTCGGATCTGGAGTCTCGATGTTTCCAAACCTTACAAGTGGAGTATGAAGCATCGTCTTAGTATGAGAGATGTGTTTGGAAGAGATGACCTTGATCACTATGACTCCACTCAACAGAGCCGCAATTGTGCTTACAGGATTGCCGCTCTCGACTTGGAGAGTGACGTCATGTTCCTCTTCGACCAAGAAAACAAGCTTCGTTCATACGCCATCAGCACTGGGAAACTTCATGAGATCAATGACACTGAACAAGATCATGAGCGTAGCTATGACAAGTTCTTTTATTATATTGCATCCTACTTGAAGCTTCCAGGATCTGTGCCTTTACCTCAGCTATATTTGTCGAAAACGTAG
- the LOC123402134 gene encoding phytochrome-interacting ankyrin-repeat protein 2 codes for MVQLRSSLSMTRVRARADSDADDRGWNQLHVAARKGNLKEVRRLLNEGMDVNAPAWGPKSPGATPLHLAAQGGHVKIMDELLERGANIDARTKGACGWTPLHIAAKERNKRVVRFLIENGAFLPPDLNDHRFNPPLHYCSGLEWAYEMKRMQDESDSGGEASFSSSN; via the exons ATGGTGCAGCTCCGCAGCTCGCTCAGCATGACCCGCGTGCGCGCCCGCGCCGACTCGGACGCCGACGACCGCGGATGGAACCAGCTCCACGTCGCCGCCCGCAAGGGCAACCTCAAGGAG GTGAGACGTCTCCTTAATGAAGGGATGGATGTCAATGCACCTGCATGGGGACCAAAGTCCCCTGGCGCTACTCCCCTGCATCTTGCTGCTCAGGGCGGGCACGTGAAAATCATGGATGAACTACTGGAGCGCGGTGCAAATATTGATGCCCGTACAAAAGGAGCTTGTGGCT GGACTCCTCTGCACATTGCCGCCAAGGAAAGGAACAAGAGGGTGGTCAGGTTTCTGATTGAGAACGGCGCATTCCTGCCCCCTGACCTGAACGACCACAGGTTCAACCCACCCCTCCATTACTGCTCTGGGCTGGAGTGGGCGTATGAGATGAAGCGCATGCAGGACGAGAGCGACTCGGGCGGCGAAGCTTCCTTCAGCTCGTCGAACTAG